A portion of the Mus pahari chromosome 17, PAHARI_EIJ_v1.1, whole genome shotgun sequence genome contains these proteins:
- the Ttll8 gene encoding protein monoglycylase TTLL8 isoform X1 → MSCPLTPNPPFRPPSHTRVLRTPPLPPWVCLNSKSLSAGVGGQRNQLREASMENGGERKKLASTLSDGDHKEENPLKQGIPQDLSSSPKLDRYKIARQLTEKAIKEKKIFSIYGHYPVIRATLRRKGWVEKKFSFFPKAFQNIGGEDKSAETKENQEIALERFDDIHDVMSRLVKNEIPYLLWTIKRDVVDYHSLTCDQMLNHYGKTASFTTKIGLCLNMRSLPWYVQANPNTFFPRCYGLCTETEKQEFLDDFRRTVAASILKWVVHHQNYCSKVKGKSKKEEAKNSDPSPKKDPENPDLKLPSLSGQVVDTACKVCQAYLGQLEHEDIDVSEASTEALSEEEWNDLTQQYYLLVHGNASITDSKSYFAQCQALLSKISSVNPQTEIDGIRNIWIIKPAAKSRGRDIVCMDRVENILNLVATDSQTTKDNKWVVQKYIETPMLIYDTKFDIRQWFLVTDWNPLTIWFYKESYLRFSTQRFSLDKLDSAIHLCNNSIQRRLKNDKERSPLLPCHNMWTSTRFQEYLQKRGRGGTWGSIIYPSMKRAVTNAMRVAQDHVEARKNSFELYGADFILGRDFKPWLIEINSSPTMHPSTPVTAQLCAQVQEDTIKVVVDRKLDRNCDIGNFELLWRQPAVELPPFNGSDLCVEGISVKKAKKQMPPIANVGLSESLLDAPPKARSARALTETVIRPSRTTVRQDWKREEAKVLSTTWSVPVMAAEVRGQAKPIYAFEINDYRHVDTKSHKSTYSRIQSSKIPGVNLISAQHPALLPQNLKTTWMTESPPPAASGSGNRGESPFCPVVFEELWLHPNSQRRPSSCTLQTRAQGWVRGIP, encoded by the exons CGTTGAAACAAGGAATTCCCCAAGATTTGTCTTCTTCCCCCAAATTAGACAGATACAAAATAGCACGACAGTTAACAGAAAAAGCCATCAAG GAGAAGAagattttctccatctatggacACTACCCCGTCATCCGGGCCACCTTGCGAAGAAAGGGCTGGGTGGAGAAGAAGTTCAGTTTCTTCCCCAAAGCTTTCCAGAACATTGGAGGTGAAG ATAAAAGTGCTGAGACCAAAGAAAATCAAGAGATAGCCTTGGAGAGATTCGATGATATCCACGATGTGATG TCCAGGTTGGTAAAGAACGAGATACCATACCTCCTCTGGACTATCAAGAGGGATGTTGTGGACTACCACAGCCTGACCTGTGACCAGATGCTAAATCACTATGGGAAGACAGCATCATTCACGACCAAG attgGACTCTGCCTGAACATGAGAAGTCTGCCTTGGTACGTCCAAGCCAACCCAAACACCTTCTTCCCACGGTGCTATGGCCTTTGCACTGAGACCGAGAAGCAGGAATTCTTGG ATGATTTCCGGCGCACGGTGGCTGCCAGCATCCTCAAGTGGGTAGTCCATCACCAGAATTACTGCAGCAAAGTCAAGGGCAAGAGTAAGAAGGAGGAGGCCAAGAACAGTGACCCCAGCCCCAAGAAAG ATCCTGAAaatcctgacctcaagctacCAAGCCTCTCGGGACAGGTTGTAGACACAGCGTGCAAGGTGTGCCAGGCCTACCTGGGACAGCTAGAGCATGAAGACATAGATGTATCGGAGGCCAGCACCGAGGCCTTGTCTGAGGAGGAGTGGAATGACCTGACACAGCAGTACTACCTACTGGTCCA TGGCAATGCTTCCATCACTGATTCGAAAAGTTACTTTGCTCAGTGCCAAGCTCTGCTGAGTAAGATCAGTTCTGTGAACCCTCAGACAGAGATCGATGGGATACGGAACATCTGGATCATAAAGCCTGCAGCCAAGTCCCGGGGTCGAG ATATTGTGTGTATGGACCGTGTGGAGAACATCCTGAATCTGGTGGCCACAGACAGCCAGACCACAAAGGACAACAAATGGGTGGTCCAGAAGTACATCGAGACGCCGATGCTCATCTATGACACCAAGTTTGACATCAGGCAGTGGTTCCTCGTCACAGACTGGAACCCTCTAACCATCTGGTTCTACAAAGAGAGCTACCTCCGCTTCTCCACACAGCGCTTCTCCCTGGACAAGCTGGACAG CGCCATCCACCTGTGTAACAACTCCATCCAGAGACGTCTCAAAAATGATAAAGAGCGCAGTCCGCTGCTACCTTGTCATAACATGTGGACCAGCACTCGTTTCCAGGAGTATTTGCAGAAGAGGGGCCGAGGAGGAACGTGGGGCAGCATCATCTACCCATCTATGAAAAGAGCTGTCACCAACGCCATGAGGGTGGCCCAGGACCATGTAGAAGCCCGTAAGAACAGCTTCGAGCTCTATGGAGCCGACTTCATCCTGGGGCGAGACTTCAAGCCCTGGCTCATCGAGATCAACTCCAGCCCCACCATGCACCCTTCCACTCCCGTCACGGCTCAGCTCTGTGCCCAGGTGCAGGAGGACACCATCAAGGTGGTGGTGGATCGCAAACTGGACCGAAACTGTGACATCGGCAACTTTGAGCTTCTGTGGAGGCAG CCTGCTGTGGAGCTGCCACCGTTCAACGGGTCTGACCTCTGTGTGGAAGGTATCAGTGTGAAGAAAGCCAAGAAGCAAATGCCGCCCATTGCCAACGTCGGCCTCTCAGAATCACTCTTAGATGCACCACCCAAAGCGCGGAGTGCCCGGGCCCTGACGGAAACAGTCATCAGGCCTTCCAGAACGACCGTTCGACAGGACTGGAAACGGGAAGAAGCAAAGGTACTTTCAACCACTTGGTCCGTGCCAGTGAtggctgcagaggtcagaggtcaagcaAAGCCCATCTATGCATTCGAGATCAATGACTACCGACATGTAGACACTAAGTCCCACAAGAGCACTTATAGCAGAATCCAATCCAGTAAAATCCCAGGGGTAAACTTAATAAGCGCACAGCACCCTGCCCTGTTACCACAGAATTTGAAAACCACATGGATGACAGAGTCTCCACCACCCGCTGCGTCGGGTTCGGGTAACCGTGGAGAGTCGCCTTTTTGTCCCGTTGTCTTTGAGGAACTCTGGCTCCACCCCAATTCTCAAAGACGACCTTCAAGCTGCACTCTCCAAACCAGGGCCCAGGGCTGGGTCAGGGGAATCCCCTGA
- the Ttll8 gene encoding protein monoglycylase TTLL8 isoform X3 yields the protein MLNHYGKTASFTTKIGLCLNMRSLPWYVQANPNTFFPRCYGLCTETEKQEFLDDFRRTVAASILKWVVHHQNYCSKVKGKSKKEEAKNSDPSPKKDPENPDLKLPSLSGQVVDTACKVCQAYLGQLEHEDIDVSEASTEALSEEEWNDLTQQYYLLVHGNASITDSKSYFAQCQALLSKISSVNPQTEIDGIRNIWIIKPAAKSRGRDIVCMDRVENILNLVATDSQTTKDNKWVVQKYIETPMLIYDTKFDIRQWFLVTDWNPLTIWFYKESYLRFSTQRFSLDKLDSAIHLCNNSIQRRLKNDKERSPLLPCHNMWTSTRFQEYLQKRGRGGTWGSIIYPSMKRAVTNAMRVAQDHVEARKNSFELYGADFILGRDFKPWLIEINSSPTMHPSTPVTAQLCAQVQEDTIKVVVDRKLDRNCDIGNFELLWRQPAVELPPFNGSDLCVEGISVKKAKKQMPPIANVGLSESLLDAPPKARSARALTETVIRPSRTTVRQDWKREEAKGFRVISKRRA from the exons ATGCTAAATCACTATGGGAAGACAGCATCATTCACGACCAAG attgGACTCTGCCTGAACATGAGAAGTCTGCCTTGGTACGTCCAAGCCAACCCAAACACCTTCTTCCCACGGTGCTATGGCCTTTGCACTGAGACCGAGAAGCAGGAATTCTTGG ATGATTTCCGGCGCACGGTGGCTGCCAGCATCCTCAAGTGGGTAGTCCATCACCAGAATTACTGCAGCAAAGTCAAGGGCAAGAGTAAGAAGGAGGAGGCCAAGAACAGTGACCCCAGCCCCAAGAAAG ATCCTGAAaatcctgacctcaagctacCAAGCCTCTCGGGACAGGTTGTAGACACAGCGTGCAAGGTGTGCCAGGCCTACCTGGGACAGCTAGAGCATGAAGACATAGATGTATCGGAGGCCAGCACCGAGGCCTTGTCTGAGGAGGAGTGGAATGACCTGACACAGCAGTACTACCTACTGGTCCA TGGCAATGCTTCCATCACTGATTCGAAAAGTTACTTTGCTCAGTGCCAAGCTCTGCTGAGTAAGATCAGTTCTGTGAACCCTCAGACAGAGATCGATGGGATACGGAACATCTGGATCATAAAGCCTGCAGCCAAGTCCCGGGGTCGAG ATATTGTGTGTATGGACCGTGTGGAGAACATCCTGAATCTGGTGGCCACAGACAGCCAGACCACAAAGGACAACAAATGGGTGGTCCAGAAGTACATCGAGACGCCGATGCTCATCTATGACACCAAGTTTGACATCAGGCAGTGGTTCCTCGTCACAGACTGGAACCCTCTAACCATCTGGTTCTACAAAGAGAGCTACCTCCGCTTCTCCACACAGCGCTTCTCCCTGGACAAGCTGGACAG CGCCATCCACCTGTGTAACAACTCCATCCAGAGACGTCTCAAAAATGATAAAGAGCGCAGTCCGCTGCTACCTTGTCATAACATGTGGACCAGCACTCGTTTCCAGGAGTATTTGCAGAAGAGGGGCCGAGGAGGAACGTGGGGCAGCATCATCTACCCATCTATGAAAAGAGCTGTCACCAACGCCATGAGGGTGGCCCAGGACCATGTAGAAGCCCGTAAGAACAGCTTCGAGCTCTATGGAGCCGACTTCATCCTGGGGCGAGACTTCAAGCCCTGGCTCATCGAGATCAACTCCAGCCCCACCATGCACCCTTCCACTCCCGTCACGGCTCAGCTCTGTGCCCAGGTGCAGGAGGACACCATCAAGGTGGTGGTGGATCGCAAACTGGACCGAAACTGTGACATCGGCAACTTTGAGCTTCTGTGGAGGCAG CCTGCTGTGGAGCTGCCACCGTTCAACGGGTCTGACCTCTGTGTGGAAGGTATCAGTGTGAAGAAAGCCAAGAAGCAAATGCCGCCCATTGCCAACGTCGGCCTCTCAGAATCACTCTTAGATGCACCACCCAAAGCGCGGAGTGCCCGGGCCCTGACGGAAACAGTCATCAGGCCTTCCAGAACGACCGTTCGACAGGACTGGAAACGGGAAGAAGCAAAG
- the Ttll8 gene encoding protein monoglycylase TTLL8 isoform X2: MLNHYGKTASFTTKIGLCLNMRSLPWYVQANPNTFFPRCYGLCTETEKQEFLDDFRRTVAASILKWVVHHQNYCSKVKGKSKKEEAKNSDPSPKKDPENPDLKLPSLSGQVVDTACKVCQAYLGQLEHEDIDVSEASTEALSEEEWNDLTQQYYLLVHGNASITDSKSYFAQCQALLSKISSVNPQTEIDGIRNIWIIKPAAKSRGRDIVCMDRVENILNLVATDSQTTKDNKWVVQKYIETPMLIYDTKFDIRQWFLVTDWNPLTIWFYKESYLRFSTQRFSLDKLDSAIHLCNNSIQRRLKNDKERSPLLPCHNMWTSTRFQEYLQKRGRGGTWGSIIYPSMKRAVTNAMRVAQDHVEARKNSFELYGADFILGRDFKPWLIEINSSPTMHPSTPVTAQLCAQVQEDTIKVVVDRKLDRNCDIGNFELLWRQPAVELPPFNGSDLCVEGISVKKAKKQMPPIANVGLSESLLDAPPKARSARALTETVIRPSRTTVRQDWKREEAKVLSTTWSVPVMAAEVRGQAKPIYAFEINDYRHVDTKSHKSTYSRIQSSKIPGVNLISAQHPALLPQNLKTTWMTESPPPAASGSGNRGESPFCPVVFEELWLHPNSQRRPSSCTLQTRAQGWVRGIP, translated from the exons ATGCTAAATCACTATGGGAAGACAGCATCATTCACGACCAAG attgGACTCTGCCTGAACATGAGAAGTCTGCCTTGGTACGTCCAAGCCAACCCAAACACCTTCTTCCCACGGTGCTATGGCCTTTGCACTGAGACCGAGAAGCAGGAATTCTTGG ATGATTTCCGGCGCACGGTGGCTGCCAGCATCCTCAAGTGGGTAGTCCATCACCAGAATTACTGCAGCAAAGTCAAGGGCAAGAGTAAGAAGGAGGAGGCCAAGAACAGTGACCCCAGCCCCAAGAAAG ATCCTGAAaatcctgacctcaagctacCAAGCCTCTCGGGACAGGTTGTAGACACAGCGTGCAAGGTGTGCCAGGCCTACCTGGGACAGCTAGAGCATGAAGACATAGATGTATCGGAGGCCAGCACCGAGGCCTTGTCTGAGGAGGAGTGGAATGACCTGACACAGCAGTACTACCTACTGGTCCA TGGCAATGCTTCCATCACTGATTCGAAAAGTTACTTTGCTCAGTGCCAAGCTCTGCTGAGTAAGATCAGTTCTGTGAACCCTCAGACAGAGATCGATGGGATACGGAACATCTGGATCATAAAGCCTGCAGCCAAGTCCCGGGGTCGAG ATATTGTGTGTATGGACCGTGTGGAGAACATCCTGAATCTGGTGGCCACAGACAGCCAGACCACAAAGGACAACAAATGGGTGGTCCAGAAGTACATCGAGACGCCGATGCTCATCTATGACACCAAGTTTGACATCAGGCAGTGGTTCCTCGTCACAGACTGGAACCCTCTAACCATCTGGTTCTACAAAGAGAGCTACCTCCGCTTCTCCACACAGCGCTTCTCCCTGGACAAGCTGGACAG CGCCATCCACCTGTGTAACAACTCCATCCAGAGACGTCTCAAAAATGATAAAGAGCGCAGTCCGCTGCTACCTTGTCATAACATGTGGACCAGCACTCGTTTCCAGGAGTATTTGCAGAAGAGGGGCCGAGGAGGAACGTGGGGCAGCATCATCTACCCATCTATGAAAAGAGCTGTCACCAACGCCATGAGGGTGGCCCAGGACCATGTAGAAGCCCGTAAGAACAGCTTCGAGCTCTATGGAGCCGACTTCATCCTGGGGCGAGACTTCAAGCCCTGGCTCATCGAGATCAACTCCAGCCCCACCATGCACCCTTCCACTCCCGTCACGGCTCAGCTCTGTGCCCAGGTGCAGGAGGACACCATCAAGGTGGTGGTGGATCGCAAACTGGACCGAAACTGTGACATCGGCAACTTTGAGCTTCTGTGGAGGCAG CCTGCTGTGGAGCTGCCACCGTTCAACGGGTCTGACCTCTGTGTGGAAGGTATCAGTGTGAAGAAAGCCAAGAAGCAAATGCCGCCCATTGCCAACGTCGGCCTCTCAGAATCACTCTTAGATGCACCACCCAAAGCGCGGAGTGCCCGGGCCCTGACGGAAACAGTCATCAGGCCTTCCAGAACGACCGTTCGACAGGACTGGAAACGGGAAGAAGCAAAGGTACTTTCAACCACTTGGTCCGTGCCAGTGAtggctgcagaggtcagaggtcaagcaAAGCCCATCTATGCATTCGAGATCAATGACTACCGACATGTAGACACTAAGTCCCACAAGAGCACTTATAGCAGAATCCAATCCAGTAAAATCCCAGGGGTAAACTTAATAAGCGCACAGCACCCTGCCCTGTTACCACAGAATTTGAAAACCACATGGATGACAGAGTCTCCACCACCCGCTGCGTCGGGTTCGGGTAACCGTGGAGAGTCGCCTTTTTGTCCCGTTGTCTTTGAGGAACTCTGGCTCCACCCCAATTCTCAAAGACGACCTTCAAGCTGCACTCTCCAAACCAGGGCCCAGGGCTGGGTCAGGGGAATCCCCTGA